The nucleotide window GTGTGCGTGGCCGCGATCGCCGGCCTGATCGCGGCGGCCTTCCGCACCGGCCGTCGCCCCGTGCCCGCCGTCCCGGCCGCCGCCCCCGGCCCGGTGCCGACCGGCTGCGCCGCCTTCGCCCTCACCAGCGCCTACTGGGCAGGTCAGGCGCTGCTGCGCGACCGCGTACCCGACTGGGCGATGGCCGCCGCCTGGGCCCTGCTGGCCGCGGCGGCCGTGCTGACGGTCACCGGCTGGTCACGCCGCCACGGCTGGGGCCCCCGGCACCACACCGCCCTGGCCGCCGGCGCCCTGCTCACCTACGTCTGGGTCGGCTTCACCCAGGCCGGCCAGACGGGCACCCCACCGGCCACCGCCCTGATCGGCAACGTGGTCTTCGGCACCGGAGCCTGCGTCCTCGCCGTTGCCGCCGTCCGATCCGCCGGCCGCCGAGGGGACGACCCCGTCCCGGGCGGTTCAGGTGACCAGCGGGATGAAGACGGTGTCGACGATCTCCTCCAGGGCTGACGAGGACAACGGCCGCAGGTTCATGAGCACGTCGTGCCTGAGCAGGTCGTACGGCAACCGCGTGATGCGCGGGGTGAGCTTCGCACCGTCGATCTCGCCCCGTTCGACGGCACGCCGCGTCACGGACTCGATCAGTGACCACCGCTGTTCGATCAGGGACGCGCGCAGTTCGGCGGGTGTCGTCCCGGTCTCCTCGAAGTAGGCGGCCAGTTGCGCGGTCATCGCCGCGGCGAACATGGTGAAGGCGCCGTTGAGCTGTTCCAGCAGCGCGACGGTGTCGTCGCGCAGCGATCCGGTGTCGGGGTCGGCCAGCGAGAACCGGTCGCTGGCGCGGGTGATTGCGTCCCGGACGAGCGCGTCCTTGGTGGCCCAGTGGCGGTTGACGACCGGCCGGCTGGTGCCGGCGCGCTGTGCGACTGCGGCGAAGGTGAGCGCGGAGTATCCGCGTTCCATCAGCTCGTCCCACGCGGCGTCGAGCAGCGCCGCCTCCAGTTCCGCGCCGTGCCGGCGGCGCTGGGGGCCGGAATCCGTACTTGCAAGATGCATGAGTGCATCTTACGCTCGTCATCGAGCCCACGGCACGCGGCTGGCGCACACCTCGCATGCCGTGGCATCCCGCTGATTCCAGCACACCTCGCCATCTCCTGAAGGGGAACGCCATGCACACCCATACCGACCAGCGGTCACCGCACCCCGTGACGGTCGACGTCCACACGATGGGCCGCACCTTCGAGGAGTCCGCGGTGGACCGGTGGGAACTCGAGGCCGCGCGGCGAGCCCTCAAGAACCTCAAGGCGGTGGCCGGCGGTCAGGTGATGATGGACCTCCTCGCCGACCAGATCGAGGCCGGCGACCGCTTCCACGCCGGCCTCGTCGAGGCGTCCGGCGGCACCTACCGCGAGTCGCGCACCGAGTTCACGGTACGCGGACTCAGCGGCACCGACCTGGCCCGCTGGTTCCGGTCGCAGGCCGCCACCGGACGCTTCCAGGACAAGACGGCGCTCCTCAACGCCCACCCCGAGCACTACGTCGAGCCGCCGGAGTACACCGGCGGCATGGTGGAGACGATCGGCAATCACCTCACCCGGTTCAAGGTGTCGGTCGCCCGCGAACTGCCCCCGCCGGTCAGCGCCCACCTCGACGCCTCGTACCCGATCTCGCTGATGAACGCCCTGCTCAGCCTGGACGACGGCACCCCCTTCGCCTACTGCCTGCACCAGGCGCGGGACACCGCCACCGGCGCGGACGTCGTGGTACGCGTCGTCTACCCGTCCGCCGCCCCGGACTCGATGATCGAGGGGCACTGCGAACACCTGGCGATCGAATTCCGCAGCTGGATCCGGAACGCGGCAGCCGCGACCCGGTGACCGGCCCGGCCGGTTCCGCGCCGCCGGGTCACAGTCGTACCTCGAACCACACGACCTTGCCGCCGGCGGTGCGGCTCGCGCCCCACTCGTCGGAGAGCCGGCTGACCAGGCCCAGACCGCGCCCGTCCTCGTCGGTGGCGCTCGCCGGGCGCAGGGTGGGCATGTTGTGGTCGTCGTCGCTGACTTCGACGAGCAGTTTGTTGTCGGTGCGCATCAGGCGTAGTTGGACGTCGTGCCGGGCCACCCGCAGGGCGTTGGTGACCAGTTCGCTGACGAGGAGTTCGGCGAGTTCGACGAGGTTGTGCAGGCCCCAGGCGGCGAGGCGTTCCACGGTGGCGGCGCGGGCGACGCGGGCTTGGGAGGGGTGACGGGGCAGTTGCCATTCGGCCACGTCGTCGGGTGCGATGCCGTCGAGCCGGGCGACGAGCAGGGCGACGTCGTCGTCGCAGTAGTCGGGTTGCAGGCGGGTCATGATCTGTTCGCACACCTCCTGGGGGCTGTCGGCGGGCCCGTCGGTGATGCCGGCGCACAGCGCCTCCAGGCCCTCGTCGATGGGGCGGCTGCGGCTCTCCACCAGTCCGTCGGTGCACATCACCAGCCAGCTGCCGTCGTCTATCGGGACCCGCATCTCCTCGAAGGCCACACCGCCGACGCCGATCGGCGCGCCGGTGGGTATCTCCAGCAGCCGGGGCTTGCCGTCCGCGTCGACGAGGACCGGCGGGACGTGACCGGCGTTGGCGAGGGTCAGGGTGCGCCGCACCGGGTCGTAGACGCTGTAGATGCAGGTGGCGAGGTGCTCGGTGCTCAGGTGGTGGGTGAGGTTGTCCAGTTGGCGCAGGAGTTGGGCGGGCGGCAGGTCCATCGAGGCCATGGTGATGATGGAGGTGCGGAACTGGCCCATCACCGCGGCGCTCATCAGGCCGTGCCCCATGACGTCGCCGACGACCAGGGCTACCCGGCCGCTCGGCAGCCGGATGGCGTCGAACCAGTCGCCGCCCGCCGCGTTGCCGTGCCCGGGGTGGTAGTCGTAGGCGATCCGCACCCCGGGGATCCGGGGCGGACGGATGGGGAGCAGGCTGCGTTGCAGGTTGACCGCGGTCACCGACTCCAGGCGGCTGAGGCGGGCGTTGTCCAGCGTCGCGCTGACCTCGGCCCCGGCCAGGCGTAGTTGGGCCAGCTGCTCCCGGAGGGTCTCGGCGGTGGCGGTGGCCTCGTTGGTGATGGCGGCCAGCCGTTCCTCGGCGTCCGACCAGGTGGGCTCCAGCAGGTCCTCGGCCTCGTCGTCGTGCATGCCGAGCCCGAGTTCCACGGCTGCCTGCTCGCCGGCGGACCCCAGACGGCTGATGCCCGGCTGCTGGCGGCGCCGTTCCTCGGCCAGCCGGTTCCACGCGGTCTCCCAGCGCGGGTCGTCGGCGGGCTCCACCCCGCACACCTGGAGGAAGGCGAAGAGCCGGGCCTTGGTGGGGAAGGTGCGTCCCGCCAGCATGTCCGCGACCGCCGAACGCGACAGCGACTTGCCGTGCCTGATGGCCCACCGCTCCATGGTCCGCAGCGACGGCTGATCGGCGCGGGTGCGTAATCGCCTCAGCAGTTCCGCGAAGTCCTCGACGGTGACGGCCGTGGCCGGGTCGATGTCGGGATGCAAGGGCACAGCGTCCATCAGCTCCTCGCCGGTCCGGGGGACACCGGAAATGTAGAGGACGTCCACCGGCCTCCACCCGGGAACCGGAACGGGCACTGTCCGTAGTTGGCCGATGTTGGCAGGAAATGGCCGTGACCGGCCGATGCCGTCCGCAGGTGGCGACTCCGCTGGCGGGACACCACGGGCACGGGCGTCCATGGCATCCGGCGCACCGGAGCCGGTGCGTTCCCATGGCACCCGAAGGAGAAGACGTACGTGTCGGGACCCCTGGACACCCTGCAGGCGGCAGCCGTCCTGCTCAACCTCGCCGGCGCGCTCGTCGAGGCGGGCGCCGCGGTGGTGACCGCCGTGGTGAAGCTGCGCGCGTCCCCCTCACCCGCCGGGGAACCACGACGGGTACGACCGCCCCGGCACGCCACGGCCGTCAGGCGCCGGCGGCCACGGCCCCCAGTTCGTCGAGCGTGTCGAGGACGAGCCGCGGCAGGTCGGGTGCGTCGTCCCGTTCGCCGGGCGCGGCGAGCCAGCACGCGAAGGCGACCTTGAGGGCGGCGATCCCGGCCTCCGCGGCCAGGCTCGCGGTGCGGTCGGGGACGCCGCGTTCGCGCAGCGCGTCGGCGATGGCGGCGGAGAGGGAGGCGAGCTTGACCAGTTCGCGTTCCTGGAGTTCGGGGTTGGCGGCGATGACCGCCTGACGGACCCGGGAGCCCTCGCGGTCGAGGAAGATCGCGGTGGCGGCCTTGAGGCCCTCGGCGACCGCGGCGATGGGCCGGACGGAGTCGGGGGCCTCGGCGACCGCCCGCACGGTCACCTCGTGCAGATGGCCCGAGCCCGCGAAGAGCACGTCGCGCTTGTCGGCGAAGTGCCGGAAGAACGTGCGCTTGGTCAGCCCGGCCCGCGCGGTGATCTCCGCCACCGTGGTCCGGTCGAACCCGTGCTCCGCGAAGAGCTCCAAGGCCGCCTGCAACAGCCGGCCACGCGCGTCCGGCTCCCATCGTCCCATGGCGTCATTCTAGTGATGACACCTGGTGTCGTCAGTGTTAGGGTGATGACACCTGGTGTCATCGGCTCCGGGTCTTCCCGTGCCGTGCGGTCGTTTCCCCCTTTTTCCTCGGAGGTTTCCCATGCGTGTTTTCGTCACCGGCGCGTCCGGTCACATCGGCAGCGCCGTCGTCCCCGAACTGCTCGGCGCCGGCCACCAGGTCGTCGGGCTGGCCCGCTCCGACGCCTCGGCCGACAAGGTCGCGGCGCTCGGGGCCGAGGTCCGCCGCGGCGACCTGGACGACCTCGACGGGCTGCGGGAGGCCGCCGCCCTGGCCGACGGCGTCCTCCACCTCGCCTACAAGCACGAGGCGATGCTCCGCGGCGACCTCGTCACCGGCGCCGTCGCCGACCTGCGGGCCGTCGAGGCGATGGGCGAGGCGCTGACCGGCTCCGACAAGCCGCTGGTGATCATGGGCGGGACGCTGCTCCTCACCTTCGCCGGCATCACCGGACGCCCGGGAACGGAGGAGGACGTCCTGGCCTCGGCGCCCCGGGCCGACTCGGAGAACGCGGTGATCGCGCTCGCCGGACGCGGGGTGCGCTCGGCGGCCGTACGGCTCTCACCGGTCGTCCACAGCGCCTACGACCGCGGCGGCTTCATACCGACGCTGATCTCCATCGCCGCCGGGAAGGGCTTCTCCGCGTACGTGGGGGAGGGGGCCAACCACTGGCCCGCCGTGCACACCCTGGACGCGGCACGGCTGTGCCGGCTCGCGCTGGAGAAGGCACCGGCCGGCTCGCGGCTGCACGCGGCGGCCGACGAGGGGATCCCGTTCCGGCGGATCGCCGAGTCCATCGGCCGCCACCTCGACGTCCCGGTCAAGTCCGTCACCGCCGAGGAGGCGGCGGACCACTTCGGCTTCCTCGGCGCCCTGGTCACGCTCGACAACCCGGTCTCCACCGCCCGAACCCGCGAAGTCCTCGGCTGGCAGCCGGTCCACCCCGGTCTCCTCGCGGACCTGGACGAGGGCCACTACTTCGCCGGCCGGACGGCGTAGCACCCCACGGCACCCTCCTGGACCACCGGAGGCGTACCCTCCCCGCCCGCCCCGGCGTTGTACGCGGCGACGCGCGGCGTACCGGACGCCGGGCGGGCGGGACGGGAGGCGTGGATGGGGCCGGCACGCGACGGTGCCCTGGTGATGGGGGTCGTGGTGGCGCGTTCCGGGCGGCTGGCCGGGCTCGG belongs to Streptantibioticus cattleyicolor NRRL 8057 = DSM 46488 and includes:
- a CDS encoding TetR/AcrR family transcriptional regulator, coding for MHLASTDSGPQRRRHGAELEAALLDAAWDELMERGYSALTFAAVAQRAGTSRPVVNRHWATKDALVRDAITRASDRFSLADPDTGSLRDDTVALLEQLNGAFTMFAAAMTAQLAAYFEETGTTPAELRASLIEQRWSLIESVTRRAVERGEIDGAKLTPRITRLPYDLLRHDVLMNLRPLSSSALEEIVDTVFIPLVT
- a CDS encoding ATP-binding SpoIIE family protein phosphatase produces the protein MDAVPLHPDIDPATAVTVEDFAELLRRLRTRADQPSLRTMERWAIRHGKSLSRSAVADMLAGRTFPTKARLFAFLQVCGVEPADDPRWETAWNRLAEERRRQQPGISRLGSAGEQAAVELGLGMHDDEAEDLLEPTWSDAEERLAAITNEATATAETLREQLAQLRLAGAEVSATLDNARLSRLESVTAVNLQRSLLPIRPPRIPGVRIAYDYHPGHGNAAGGDWFDAIRLPSGRVALVVGDVMGHGLMSAAVMGQFRTSIITMASMDLPPAQLLRQLDNLTHHLSTEHLATCIYSVYDPVRRTLTLANAGHVPPVLVDADGKPRLLEIPTGAPIGVGGVAFEEMRVPIDDGSWLVMCTDGLVESRSRPIDEGLEALCAGITDGPADSPQEVCEQIMTRLQPDYCDDDVALLVARLDGIAPDDVAEWQLPRHPSQARVARAATVERLAAWGLHNLVELAELLVSELVTNALRVARHDVQLRLMRTDNKLLVEVSDDDHNMPTLRPASATDEDGRGLGLVSRLSDEWGASRTAGGKVVWFEVRL
- a CDS encoding TetR family transcriptional regulator, which produces MGRWEPDARGRLLQAALELFAEHGFDRTTVAEITARAGLTKRTFFRHFADKRDVLFAGSGHLHEVTVRAVAEAPDSVRPIAAVAEGLKAATAIFLDREGSRVRQAVIAANPELQERELVKLASLSAAIADALRERGVPDRTASLAAEAGIAALKVAFACWLAAPGERDDAPDLPRLVLDTLDELGAVAAGA
- a CDS encoding SDR family oxidoreductase; this translates as MRVFVTGASGHIGSAVVPELLGAGHQVVGLARSDASADKVAALGAEVRRGDLDDLDGLREAAALADGVLHLAYKHEAMLRGDLVTGAVADLRAVEAMGEALTGSDKPLVIMGGTLLLTFAGITGRPGTEEDVLASAPRADSENAVIALAGRGVRSAAVRLSPVVHSAYDRGGFIPTLISIAAGKGFSAYVGEGANHWPAVHTLDAARLCRLALEKAPAGSRLHAAADEGIPFRRIAESIGRHLDVPVKSVTAEEAADHFGFLGALVTLDNPVSTARTREVLGWQPVHPGLLADLDEGHYFAGRTA